The following are encoded in a window of Deinococcus carri genomic DNA:
- a CDS encoding ATPase, translated as MSEPLPHLHTAPPHGPHEVPLAGLPLTVLVGVTGVGKSTALTALRAADPAARVLPDRREITDQVMILPLAGRPITDRAERFRLTARYREGHPGGMAQALGSLTADTRCWGQRPLFDGLRGLEEVRYAAQTFPGWRFVALHAPDAVRVRRLLGRADAFDRLENAPAGGNLRARLAALPGVDAVFTPAELDTLAALEGAGCSAADILARTGIVVSERQHYDPDAAAAFLRTLPPERALVLDTVALSPDQVAAAIRAWA; from the coding sequence ATGTCCGAGCCGCTGCCTCATCTTCATACCGCTCCCCCACATGGCCCGCACGAGGTGCCGCTGGCCGGGTTGCCCCTGACCGTGCTGGTGGGCGTGACGGGTGTGGGCAAAAGCACGGCGCTCACCGCGCTGCGGGCCGCCGACCCGGCCGCGCGGGTGCTGCCCGACCGCCGCGAGATTACCGACCAGGTGATGATTCTGCCGCTGGCCGGGCGGCCCATCACCGACCGCGCCGAACGCTTCCGCCTGACCGCCCGCTACCGCGAGGGGCACCCCGGCGGCATGGCCCAGGCCCTCGGCTCCCTGACCGCCGACACGCGCTGCTGGGGCCAGCGGCCCCTCTTCGACGGCCTGCGCGGGCTGGAGGAGGTCCGGTACGCCGCGCAGACCTTCCCCGGCTGGCGCTTCGTGGCCCTGCACGCGCCCGACGCGGTGCGGGTCCGCCGCCTGCTGGGCCGCGCCGACGCCTTCGACCGGCTGGAGAACGCCCCGGCGGGGGGCAACCTGCGCGCGCGACTGGCCGCCCTGCCGGGTGTGGACGCGGTATTTACGCCCGCCGAACTGGACACGCTCGCCGCGCTGGAGGGTGCGGGCTGTTCGGCGGCGGACATCCTCGCCAGGACGGGCATCGTGGTCAGCGAGCGGCAGCACTACGACCCGGACGCCGCCGCCGCCTTCCTGCGGACGCTGCCGCCGGAGCGGGCGCTGGTGCTGGACACGGTGGCCCTCTCGCCGGACCAGGTGGCTGCGGCCATCCGGGCGTGGGCATGA
- a CDS encoding type III polyketide synthase, translated as MLSAPTVRSLVTGNPPHRTPQTEVREAARTLFPRMAARAHMLDVFDNAQIESRSLARPLDWYRQERGFGEKNAVFVEEARALTLRLAREALERAELAPADVDAVVVVNTSGISAPSLDAYLIETLGLNRHAARLPVWGLGCAGGAAGLSRAADLVRAGFRRVLYVAVELCSVTLIHGDESKSNFVGTALFSDGGAALVVTAPDVPGPPPLLTLHGGYSTLIEASEDIMGWDIVDEGLKVRFSRDIPTLVRSMMEQNVEEALTAHGWTRDDVQTFVVHPGGVKVVAAYEEALDLPPGALDASRRVLAQHGNMSSVTVLFVLEETLRRHPQGRGLLSAMGPGFSAEHVLVEFPGG; from the coding sequence ATGCTTTCTGCCCCCACGGTGCGTTCCCTGGTCACGGGGAATCCTCCCCACCGCACGCCCCAGACCGAGGTGCGTGAGGCGGCCCGGACCCTGTTCCCGCGCATGGCGGCGCGTGCCCACATGCTGGACGTGTTCGACAACGCGCAGATCGAGTCGCGCTCGCTGGCCCGCCCGCTGGACTGGTACCGCCAGGAACGCGGCTTTGGCGAGAAGAACGCGGTCTTTGTCGAGGAGGCCCGCGCCCTGACCCTGCGCCTGGCCCGAGAGGCCCTGGAACGGGCCGAACTTGCCCCTGCCGACGTGGACGCCGTCGTGGTGGTCAACACCAGCGGTATCAGCGCCCCCAGCCTCGACGCCTACCTGATCGAGACGCTGGGCCTGAATCGCCACGCGGCGCGCCTTCCGGTGTGGGGCCTGGGCTGCGCGGGCGGGGCAGCGGGCCTCAGCCGGGCGGCGGACCTGGTGCGCGCGGGCTTCCGGCGCGTGCTGTACGTGGCGGTTGAGCTGTGCAGCGTCACCCTGATTCACGGCGACGAGTCCAAGAGCAACTTCGTAGGCACGGCGCTGTTCTCGGACGGCGGCGCGGCGCTGGTCGTCACCGCCCCGGACGTGCCCGGCCCCCCGCCGCTGCTCACCCTGCACGGCGGCTACTCCACCCTGATCGAGGCCAGCGAGGACATCATGGGCTGGGACATCGTGGACGAGGGCCTCAAGGTCCGCTTCTCGCGCGACATCCCTACCCTGGTGCGCTCGATGATGGAGCAGAACGTGGAAGAAGCCCTGACCGCCCACGGCTGGACGCGGGACGACGTGCAGACCTTCGTCGTCCATCCCGGCGGCGTGAAGGTGGTCGCCGCCTACGAGGAAGCCCTGGACCTGCCCCCCGGCGCGCTGGACGCCAGCCGCCGCGTGCTGGCGCAGCACGGCAACATGAGCAGCGTGACCGTGCTGTTCGTGCTGGAAGAAACCCTGCGCCGCCACCCCCAGGGCCGGGGCCTGCTGAGCGCGATGGGGCCGGGCTTCAGCGCCGAGCATGTGCTGGTCGAGTTTCCGGGTGGGTGA
- a CDS encoding Uma2 family endonuclease, protein MSDPVLRKISEEEYLRTEETSPVKREYVDGFVYAQAGASLPHNRIATNIQAVLIPATRSRGCWSYASDMKVQVSSPGRLRYYYPDIVVICEPHEDLRQAETRPCLVVEILSQSTRQVDLTYKAQDYLSLPSLQGYLLVDSENRAAELYKRLPQGWTVDIVQDEVTLPCLDIPLSLDDIYAGVTL, encoded by the coding sequence ATGAGCGACCCCGTGCTGCGGAAAATCAGCGAGGAAGAGTACCTCCGCACGGAGGAAACCAGCCCGGTCAAGCGGGAGTACGTGGACGGCTTCGTGTATGCGCAGGCTGGAGCGAGCCTGCCGCACAACCGCATCGCCACCAACATCCAGGCCGTCCTGATTCCCGCCACCCGAAGCCGTGGCTGCTGGTCCTACGCGAGTGATATGAAAGTGCAGGTCAGCAGCCCCGGACGGCTCCGCTACTATTACCCCGACATCGTCGTGATCTGCGAACCGCACGAGGACCTGAGACAGGCCGAAACCCGCCCCTGCCTCGTCGTGGAAATTCTGAGCCAGTCGACCCGGCAGGTGGACCTGACCTACAAGGCGCAGGACTACCTGAGCCTGCCGAGCCTTCAGGGCTACCTGCTGGTAGACAGCGAGAATCGGGCCGCCGAACTGTACAAGCGCCTACCCCAGGGCTGGACCGTAGACATCGTGCAGGACGAGGTGACGCTGCCCTGCCTGGACATTCCCCTGTCCCTGGACGACATCTACGCCGGCGTGACCCTCTAG
- the ndk gene encoding nucleoside-diphosphate kinase, with product MERTFAMIKPDGVRRGLTPEILARIQQKGYRVVGLKQMLIPREVAETHYGEHRERPFFGELVDFITGGPVVAIALEGENAIAGWRAMMGATNPANAAPGTIRADFATTTGENVTHGSDSPESAARELGLFFGEGELLA from the coding sequence ATGGAACGCACCTTTGCCATGATCAAGCCCGACGGCGTGCGCCGCGGCCTGACCCCCGAGATTCTCGCCCGTATTCAGCAGAAGGGTTACCGCGTGGTCGGCCTCAAGCAGATGCTGATTCCCCGCGAGGTCGCCGAAACGCACTACGGCGAACACCGCGAGCGCCCCTTCTTCGGGGAACTGGTGGACTTCATCACCGGCGGTCCGGTTGTCGCCATCGCCCTGGAAGGCGAGAACGCCATCGCCGGCTGGCGCGCGATGATGGGAGCCACCAACCCCGCCAACGCCGCCCCCGGCACCATCCGCGCCGACTTCGCCACCACCACCGGCGAGAACGTGACCCACGGCAGCGACTCCCCCGAGAGCGCCGCGCGGGAACTGGGACTGTTCTTTGGGGAAGGCGAGCTGCTGGCGTAA
- a CDS encoding aldo/keto reductase, with protein sequence MTDTTLRGTTLNAAQSGTFQIGGDLTVNRLGFGAMRITGEGVWGEPADREGALATLRRLPELGVNLIDTADSYGPAVSEELIREALHPYDTVVVATKGGLTRTGPNVWPPCGRPEYLIQQAELSRRRLGVERIDLWQLHRIDPKVPRDEQFAAVRELMDRGVIRHAGLSEVSVEEIEAARRVFPVATVQNLYNLVSRKSEDVLDYCGREGLGFLPWYPLAAGRLAQEGSVLAEVAARLGATPSQVALAWVLRRSPVMLPIPGTGKVRHLEENVAAAGLHLTDEDFRLLDEVGREEWQRQQAARG encoded by the coding sequence ATGACCGACACCACCCTGCGGGGAACCACCCTGAACGCCGCCCAGAGCGGCACCTTCCAGATCGGCGGCGACCTGACGGTCAATCGCCTGGGCTTCGGCGCGATGCGGATCACCGGGGAGGGGGTCTGGGGCGAACCGGCCGACCGTGAGGGGGCGCTCGCCACGCTGCGCCGCCTGCCCGAGCTGGGCGTCAACCTGATCGACACCGCCGACTCCTACGGCCCCGCCGTCAGCGAGGAACTGATCCGCGAGGCGCTGCACCCCTACGACACGGTAGTGGTCGCCACCAAGGGCGGCCTGACCCGCACCGGCCCGAACGTCTGGCCGCCGTGTGGCCGCCCCGAGTACCTGATTCAGCAGGCGGAGCTGTCACGCCGCCGCCTGGGGGTGGAGCGCATCGACCTGTGGCAGCTTCACCGCATCGACCCCAAGGTGCCCCGCGACGAGCAGTTCGCGGCGGTGCGCGAGCTGATGGACCGCGGCGTGATCCGGCACGCGGGCCTCAGCGAGGTGAGCGTCGAGGAGATCGAGGCCGCGCGGCGCGTGTTCCCGGTGGCGACGGTGCAGAACCTCTACAACCTGGTGAGCCGCAAGTCGGAGGACGTGCTGGACTACTGCGGGCGCGAGGGCCTGGGCTTCCTGCCCTGGTACCCACTCGCGGCGGGCCGCCTGGCCCAGGAGGGCAGCGTGCTGGCCGAGGTCGCCGCGCGCCTGGGGGCCACACCCTCGCAGGTGGCGCTCGCCTGGGTGCTGCGGCGCAGCCCCGTCATGCTGCCCATCCCCGGTACCGGCAAGGTGCGGCACCTGGAAGAGAACGTGGCCGCCGCGGGCCTCCACCTCACCGACGAGGATTTCCGGCTGCTCGACGAGGTGGGCCGCGAGGAGTGGCAGCGGCAGCAGGCGGCACGAGGCTGA
- a CDS encoding DinB family protein, with translation MNTAAFYHYLTQTRRALRETLRSIPDEQLSRAVIPTDGARCVKDLVMHVAVVEDGWFRGDILGQPLVREHFGWTPPASADEYWHHQDRPLEELLAYWEAVEKDTLARWPELMAQAATDRRVPVDENRPETSTVDEVLWHVMQHEVRHTAQIVQMIRLLGQVPPALDLVFFAAR, from the coding sequence GTGAATACTGCCGCCTTCTACCACTACCTGACCCAGACACGCCGCGCGCTCCGGGAAACCCTGCGGTCCATTCCCGACGAACAGCTCTCGCGGGCCGTGATTCCAACGGATGGGGCACGCTGCGTCAAGGACCTGGTGATGCACGTCGCCGTGGTCGAGGACGGCTGGTTCCGGGGCGACATCCTGGGCCAGCCGCTGGTGCGGGAACACTTTGGCTGGACGCCCCCCGCCTCCGCCGACGAGTACTGGCACCATCAGGACAGGCCCCTGGAGGAGCTGCTCGCGTACTGGGAGGCCGTCGAGAAAGACACGCTGGCCCGCTGGCCCGAGCTGATGGCACAGGCGGCGACCGACCGCCGCGTCCCGGTCGACGAAAACCGCCCCGAGACGAGCACGGTGGACGAGGTGCTGTGGCACGTCATGCAGCACGAGGTGCGGCACACGGCGCAGATCGTCCAGATGATCCGCCTGCTCGGGCAGGTCCCGCCCGCACTCGATCTGGTGTTTTTCGCCGCGCGGTGA
- a CDS encoding cupin domain-containing protein: protein MDPVNLVEKFGQFDDAWNPRVVAELNGQQVKVAKLRGEFVWHHHDHEDELFWVIRGRLCLRFRDGDVRLGEGEFLVVPRGVEHLPVAETEEVWVVLFEPASTLNTGNLRGERTRETLERL from the coding sequence ATGGACCCGGTGAACCTGGTCGAGAAGTTCGGGCAATTCGACGACGCCTGGAACCCCAGGGTGGTGGCGGAGCTGAACGGCCAGCAGGTCAAGGTGGCGAAGCTCCGGGGCGAGTTCGTCTGGCACCACCACGACCACGAGGACGAACTGTTCTGGGTGATCCGGGGCCGCCTGTGCCTGCGCTTCCGGGACGGCGACGTGCGGCTGGGCGAGGGCGAGTTCCTGGTCGTGCCGCGCGGTGTCGAGCATCTGCCGGTGGCCGAGACGGAGGAGGTGTGGGTGGTGCTGTTCGAACCCGCCTCGACCCTCAACACCGGGAACCTGCGGGGCGAGCGGACCCGCGAGACGCTGGAGCGGTTGTAG
- a CDS encoding enolase C-terminal domain-like protein, with amino-acid sequence MSAPRVARVEGLPYRLPLRGTLAWGAHSALSAAEHVLVRVTLEGGIVGTAEATPRPTIYGETPQSVVAILRYLEPALRGLDITDETALNGVRNSVANNHTARGALDMALWDARARAQGLTLWDTLLGPRHRVRVSFILGIDTPAGMLAEAERVVAAGVRCLKVKVGRDHARDLAVIAELRRAFGAEVQLYADSNETLTPEAAPAALAAMREAGLTYVEEPLPVRELRARADLHARGLLPIVADDSCFTPADLARELDFGTFDILNVKTARNGFTDGLQMLAAAARHGKGGMVGSQASTGLGTLHAALLSTQQEVTEPCELSFVLKLEDDLLDRPITFEDGWLDVAALREHRLDPAKLERYRL; translated from the coding sequence ATGAGCGCGCCCAGGGTCGCGCGGGTGGAGGGCCTGCCCTACCGCCTGCCGCTGCGGGGCACGCTGGCCTGGGGGGCACACAGCGCCCTGAGCGCCGCCGAACATGTCCTGGTGCGCGTCACGCTGGAGGGCGGCATCGTCGGCACCGCCGAGGCCACACCGCGCCCCACCATCTACGGGGAAACGCCGCAGAGCGTGGTCGCCATCCTGCGCTACCTCGAACCTGCCCTGCGGGGCCTGGACATCACGGACGAGACGGCCCTGAACGGGGTGCGAAACAGCGTGGCGAACAACCACACGGCGCGGGGGGCGCTGGATATGGCCCTCTGGGATGCCCGTGCGCGCGCCCAGGGCCTCACGCTGTGGGACACGCTGCTGGGGCCGCGACACCGGGTGCGCGTGAGCTTCATCCTGGGCATCGACACGCCCGCCGGCATGCTCGCGGAGGCCGAGCGGGTGGTCGCGGCGGGGGTGCGCTGCCTGAAGGTGAAGGTGGGCCGCGACCACGCCCGCGACCTCGCGGTGATTGCGGAGTTGCGCCGCGCTTTCGGGGCAGAGGTGCAGCTCTACGCCGACAGCAACGAGACGCTGACGCCGGAGGCCGCCCCCGCCGCGCTGGCTGCCATGCGTGAGGCGGGCCTGACCTACGTGGAAGAACCCCTCCCCGTGCGGGAGCTGCGGGCCAGGGCCGACCTGCACGCGCGGGGCCTGCTGCCCATCGTCGCGGACGATTCCTGCTTCACGCCCGCCGACCTCGCCCGCGAACTGGACTTCGGCACCTTCGACATCCTGAACGTCAAGACGGCCCGCAACGGCTTCACCGACGGCCTCCAGATGCTCGCGGCCGCCGCCCGGCACGGCAAGGGCGGCATGGTCGGCTCGCAGGCCAGCACCGGCCTGGGCACCCTCCATGCCGCCCTACTCTCCACCCAGCAAGAAGTGACCGAGCCGTGCGAACTGAGCTTCGTCCTGAAGCTGGAAGACGACCTGCTCGACCGGCCCATCACCTTTGAAGACGGCTGGCTGGACGTGGCCGCCCTGCGCGAGCACCGGCTGGACCCGGCCAAACTGGAACGCTACCGGCTGTGA
- a CDS encoding nitroreductase family protein, translating into MLARRTTNGPFLPDPVSRGHQHLLMRAAQAAPSHFNSQPWRFVLIENPDTIARIADISGESMTELIEAGVFFERYRRYFRFSAAEMDERRDGIHIDHLPGPLRPFTRQVFSDAGLKLLRQLGVARKLGEDNRKLVAGSPLLLAALLDRTEYRPGELSAFYSVFGLGAAVENIWNTVGSLGMGIQFVSTPMEIPRQWQAIRDLLRVPENLELMAVYRLGYLPEGERRPTIDWSSRHRKRLSQFVSRETCDVPERGEPEAEEARG; encoded by the coding sequence ATGCTGGCCCGCCGCACCACCAATGGTCCCTTCCTGCCTGACCCGGTGTCGCGTGGGCACCAGCACCTGCTGATGCGGGCGGCGCAGGCGGCCCCCAGCCATTTCAACAGCCAGCCCTGGCGCTTTGTGCTGATCGAGAACCCGGACACCATCGCCCGGATTGCCGACATTTCCGGCGAGAGCATGACTGAGCTGATCGAGGCGGGCGTCTTTTTCGAGCGCTACCGCCGCTACTTCCGCTTCAGCGCGGCTGAGATGGACGAGCGGCGCGACGGCATCCACATCGACCACCTGCCGGGGCCGCTGCGGCCCTTTACCCGGCAGGTCTTTTCCGACGCGGGCCTGAAACTCCTGCGTCAACTCGGGGTGGCCCGCAAGCTGGGCGAGGACAACCGCAAGCTCGTCGCGGGCAGTCCCCTGCTGCTGGCCGCGCTGCTTGACCGCACCGAGTACCGCCCCGGCGAACTCAGCGCCTTTTACAGCGTCTTCGGACTGGGGGCGGCAGTCGAGAACATCTGGAACACGGTCGGGTCGCTGGGCATGGGCATCCAGTTCGTCTCCACGCCGATGGAAATCCCGCGGCAATGGCAGGCGATCCGCGACCTGCTGCGCGTGCCGGAGAACCTCGAACTGATGGCGGTGTACCGCCTGGGCTACCTGCCCGAGGGAGAGCGGCGGCCCACCATCGACTGGAGCAGCCGCCACCGCAAGAGGCTCTCGCAGTTCGTGAGCCGCGAAACTTGCGACGTGCCCGAGCGCGGGGAGCCGGAAGCCGAGGAGGCGCGCGGCTGA
- the acnA gene encoding aconitate hydratase AcnA: protein MAMNLFGARDTLTTKAGQTLYYYNLNKLQVEGADIGRLPFSVKVLLESVLREANDYDVRQEDVRAVANWKPVNEEIEIPFKPARVILQDFTGVPAVVDLAAMRTAMVALGGDPAKINPLIPVDLVIDHSVQVDEFGTELALQHNMELEFERNRERYEFLRWGQQAFDNFGVVPPASGIVHQVNLEYLAKGVQSRPEDDGVVVYPDSLVGTDSHTTMINGLGIVGWGVGGIEAEAVMLGQPIYMLMPEVVGFKITGAMPEGATATDLALRVTQMLREKGVVGKFVEFYGAGLSNMTLPDRATIANMAPEYGATMGFFPVDEEALRYLRRTGRLEDEIELVEQYYRAQGMFRTDETPDPVFTDNMELDLSTIVPSLAGPKRPQDRVNLADMHSVFAEALAAPVKNRGFELPADKLDDQGTVGGTEIKIGHGAVTLASITSCTNTSNPSVLIAAGLVAKKAVERGLRPKPWVKTSLAPGSRVVTEYLENAGLQTYLDQIGFNTVGYGCMTCIGNSGPLPEPVVQAIEEGNLVVASVLSGNRNFEGRVNPYIKANYLASPPLVVAYALAGTVVNDIVSDPIATDADGQPVYLRDLWPTNAEIAQIMDQAINAEMFARVYNGIEKSNAEWNAIPVSEGALYNWNPESTYIQNPPFFENLAGGPSEIVSIEGARALVKVGDSVTTDHISPAGSFKSDTPAGRYLLERGIQPKDFNSYGSRRGNDRIMTRGTFANIRLKNQLAPGTEGGFTTDFTDNQTTTIFDAAQSYKAQNIPLLVFAGKDYGMGSSRDWAAKGTFLLGVKAVIAESFERIHRSNLVGMGVLPLQYKDGQTADSLGIQGDETFDILLPADLKPRQDVTLRVTGKDGASREITLQCRIDTPVEIDYYKNGGILQTVLRGILERSEQGQGATA, encoded by the coding sequence ATGGCGATGAACCTGTTCGGTGCGCGCGACACGCTCACCACCAAAGCCGGCCAGACCCTGTATTACTACAACCTCAACAAGCTCCAGGTGGAGGGGGCCGACATCGGCCGCCTGCCCTTCAGCGTGAAGGTGCTGCTCGAAAGCGTGCTGCGCGAGGCCAACGACTACGACGTACGCCAGGAAGACGTGCGGGCCGTGGCGAACTGGAAGCCCGTCAACGAGGAAATCGAGATTCCCTTCAAGCCCGCCCGCGTGATCCTCCAGGACTTCACCGGCGTGCCCGCCGTGGTGGACCTCGCGGCGATGCGCACGGCGATGGTGGCCCTGGGCGGCGACCCTGCCAAGATCAACCCGCTGATTCCGGTGGACCTCGTGATCGACCACTCGGTGCAGGTGGACGAGTTCGGCACCGAGCTGGCGCTCCAGCACAACATGGAGCTGGAGTTCGAGCGCAACCGCGAGCGCTACGAGTTCCTGCGCTGGGGGCAGCAGGCCTTCGACAACTTCGGCGTGGTCCCGCCTGCCAGCGGCATCGTTCACCAGGTGAACCTCGAATACCTCGCCAAGGGCGTGCAGAGCCGCCCGGAAGACGACGGCGTGGTCGTGTACCCCGACTCGCTGGTGGGCACCGACTCCCACACCACCATGATCAACGGCCTGGGCATCGTGGGCTGGGGCGTGGGCGGTATCGAGGCCGAGGCCGTGATGCTGGGGCAGCCCATCTACATGCTGATGCCGGAAGTGGTGGGCTTCAAGATCACGGGCGCGATGCCCGAGGGCGCGACCGCCACCGACCTCGCGCTGCGCGTGACGCAGATGCTGCGCGAGAAGGGTGTGGTGGGCAAGTTCGTGGAGTTCTACGGCGCGGGCCTGAGCAACATGACCCTGCCCGACCGCGCGACCATCGCCAACATGGCCCCCGAGTACGGCGCGACGATGGGCTTCTTCCCCGTCGACGAGGAGGCGCTGCGTTACCTGCGCCGCACGGGCCGCCTGGAAGACGAGATCGAGCTGGTGGAGCAGTACTACCGCGCCCAGGGCATGTTCCGCACCGACGAGACGCCCGACCCGGTCTTTACCGACAATATGGAACTCGACCTCTCGACCATCGTGCCCAGCCTGGCGGGTCCCAAGCGCCCGCAGGACCGCGTGAACCTGGCGGACATGCACAGCGTCTTTGCTGAGGCGCTCGCCGCCCCCGTCAAGAACCGTGGCTTCGAACTGCCCGCGGACAAGCTGGACGACCAGGGCACCGTCGGCGGCACCGAGATCAAGATCGGGCACGGCGCGGTGACGCTGGCCTCCATCACCTCCTGCACGAACACCAGCAACCCCAGCGTGCTGATCGCGGCGGGCCTGGTCGCCAAGAAGGCGGTCGAGCGTGGCCTGCGGCCCAAGCCCTGGGTCAAGACCAGCCTCGCGCCCGGATCGCGCGTCGTGACCGAGTACCTGGAAAACGCGGGCCTGCAAACCTACCTCGACCAGATCGGCTTCAACACCGTCGGTTATGGCTGCATGACCTGCATCGGGAACTCCGGTCCCCTCCCCGAACCCGTCGTGCAGGCTATCGAGGAAGGCAACCTGGTGGTCGCCAGCGTGCTGTCGGGCAACCGCAACTTCGAGGGCCGCGTGAACCCGTACATCAAGGCGAACTACCTCGCCTCGCCGCCCCTGGTGGTGGCCTACGCGCTGGCGGGCACGGTCGTGAACGACATCGTGAGCGACCCCATCGCCACCGATGCGGACGGCCAGCCCGTGTACCTGCGTGACCTGTGGCCCACCAACGCCGAGATCGCGCAGATCATGGATCAGGCCATCAACGCCGAGATGTTCGCGCGGGTCTACAACGGCATCGAGAAGAGCAACGCCGAGTGGAACGCGATCCCCGTCAGCGAGGGCGCGCTGTACAACTGGAACCCCGAGTCCACCTACATCCAGAACCCACCCTTCTTCGAGAACCTGGCGGGCGGTCCCAGCGAGATTGTCAGCATCGAGGGCGCGCGTGCGCTGGTGAAGGTCGGGGACTCGGTGACGACCGACCACATCAGCCCGGCGGGCAGCTTCAAGTCCGACACCCCCGCGGGCCGCTACCTGCTGGAGCGCGGCATCCAGCCCAAGGACTTCAACTCCTACGGCTCGCGCCGCGGCAACGACCGCATCATGACGCGCGGCACCTTCGCCAACATCCGCCTGAAGAACCAGCTCGCCCCCGGCACGGAAGGCGGCTTCACCACCGACTTCACCGACAACCAGACCACGACCATCTTCGACGCCGCCCAGAGCTACAAGGCGCAGAACATCCCGCTGCTGGTGTTCGCGGGCAAGGACTACGGCATGGGGTCGTCGCGTGACTGGGCCGCCAAGGGCACCTTCCTGCTGGGCGTGAAGGCCGTCATCGCCGAGAGCTTCGAGCGCATCCACCGCTCCAACCTCGTTGGCATGGGCGTGCTGCCCCTCCAGTACAAGGACGGCCAGACCGCCGACAGCCTGGGCATCCAGGGCGACGAGACCTTCGACATCCTCCTCCCCGCCGACCTGAAGCCCCGCCAGGACGTGACCCTGCGCGTGACCGGCAAGGACGGCGCAAGCCGCGAGATCACCCTCCAGTGCCGCATCGACACCCCGGTCGAGATCGACTACTACAAGAACGGCGGCATCCTCCAGACCGTGCTGCGCGGCATCCTGGAGCGCAGCGAGCAGGGCCAGGGCGCGACGGCGTAA